A stretch of the Candidatus Zixiibacteriota bacterium genome encodes the following:
- a CDS encoding toast rack family protein: MKSYKSLGASALMLMLSLSAVAAPVETKEFNFPADSITILYADIDLAAGNFRLTSEEMPALFRADVTYNPDRLEVFADYRKRGERGYLEVGSDLFSKFQVDTEDNRWEMELSRSYKTDLKLEFGLCDAFIDLGGVPLTDLNLDIGVAEGKLVFSSPNPTELDNISIEAGAAEFEIEKLLNANFKTLKFDGGVGEFRLEFTGELKTRAQAEISVGLGSAVIYLPRELSVRIEAEDNFLSKVKFRNAAGLRIRDGYYKSEDFDSAAARLDLRIDVGLGSVEIVWSE; the protein is encoded by the coding sequence ATGAAATCATACAAATCTCTTGGAGCGTCAGCCCTGATGCTGATGCTATCGCTCTCTGCCGTCGCCGCACCCGTTGAGACCAAAGAGTTCAATTTCCCGGCCGACAGCATTACCATCCTCTATGCCGATATTGACCTCGCCGCCGGCAACTTCCGCTTGACGTCCGAGGAAATGCCCGCGCTCTTTCGAGCCGACGTCACCTATAACCCCGACCGCTTAGAGGTCTTTGCCGATTATCGGAAACGGGGAGAACGGGGGTATCTTGAAGTCGGCTCCGACCTTTTCAGCAAATTTCAGGTCGATACCGAAGACAACCGGTGGGAAATGGAACTGTCCCGCTCGTACAAGACTGATTTAAAACTGGAATTTGGACTCTGTGACGCCTTTATCGACCTGGGCGGAGTTCCCCTCACCGACCTCAACCTTGATATCGGTGTCGCCGAAGGGAAACTTGTTTTCAGCAGTCCCAATCCGACAGAGCTGGATAATATCTCGATTGAAGCCGGCGCCGCCGAGTTCGAAATTGAAAAACTGCTCAACGCCAATTTTAAGACTCTGAAATTTGACGGCGGAGTCGGTGAATTTCGTCTCGAGTTTACCGGAGAGCTGAAGACTCGCGCACAGGCTGAAATCTCCGTCGGACTGGGAAGCGCTGTTATTTATCTCCCGCGCGAATTGTCGGTCCGGATAGAGGCGGAAGATAACTTCCTTTCCAAAGTAAAATTCCGCAACGCCGCCGGTCTGAGAATAAGAGACGGGTACTACAAATCGGAAGATTTTGATTCTGCCGCGGCCCGTCTCGATTTGCGAATTGATGTAGGTCTCGGTTCGGTCGAGATTGTCTGGAGCGAATAG
- a CDS encoding polymer-forming cytoskeletal protein, with protein sequence MLAALPAETAEPETTGKAADARAEAKVFLELHLSPDGVYGVDSQGVEWEYDFSQDKFIPGGKISSPDIPGLEIIPPIVPHPDSILLEAERQALDAEKFVVLSDSLRKELESSVFRKIRGLQLGTVEIGPEEIIIGPLVAVGPITVKGTVKGDVISYRKITVTSSGEITGDARAPEIVKMRGAIIGGSQIETDLPKIPEIEIFDTTSDTALIANLIILAVLLFCGLLAVAIVPNSINRVEKCLQTYFVRSFFIGFAAWILFGPVFALLCLTIIGIPVAIFVLPLALVLGVILGTIGLGQFVGRALGRVLSAGINSQLLRIVFGMTVLYIPWIIMSIFMLSPSGFSDGLATLFLVLAIIIWSIGITAGLGTVVLTRFGTRDCEKSVTISVRMDSFSPPPPPSPPPLKGDEPETKG encoded by the coding sequence TTGTTAGCCGCGCTGCCGGCGGAAACGGCAGAGCCGGAGACCACCGGAAAAGCCGCTGACGCCAGAGCGGAAGCGAAAGTCTTCCTGGAGCTGCATCTTTCCCCCGATGGCGTTTACGGCGTTGACAGTCAGGGGGTGGAATGGGAGTATGATTTCAGCCAGGACAAATTCATCCCCGGGGGTAAAATATCCTCACCGGATATTCCCGGCCTTGAAATAATCCCTCCAATCGTACCGCATCCTGATTCAATTCTCCTGGAAGCCGAGAGGCAGGCCCTTGACGCCGAAAAATTCGTCGTGTTGAGCGACTCTCTGCGAAAGGAACTGGAATCATCGGTATTCCGTAAAATCCGCGGGTTGCAGCTGGGCACGGTCGAAATAGGACCCGAAGAAATAATCATCGGACCTTTGGTGGCAGTCGGTCCCATTACGGTCAAAGGTACGGTCAAAGGGGATGTTATCTCTTACCGCAAGATTACGGTCACCTCTTCCGGAGAGATAACGGGTGATGCCCGCGCCCCGGAAATCGTCAAGATGCGCGGCGCCATTATCGGCGGGAGTCAAATCGAGACCGACCTTCCCAAAATTCCTGAAATCGAAATATTCGACACCACTTCCGATACCGCCCTGATTGCCAATCTTATAATCCTGGCCGTCCTGCTTTTCTGCGGTTTACTGGCGGTTGCTATCGTACCCAATTCGATAAACCGTGTCGAGAAATGTCTGCAGACCTATTTTGTCCGCTCCTTCTTTATCGGTTTTGCCGCCTGGATTCTATTCGGTCCTGTTTTTGCCCTCCTCTGCCTCACTATCATCGGGATACCGGTTGCTATTTTCGTCCTTCCGCTGGCGCTGGTTCTGGGAGTAATATTGGGCACCATCGGGCTCGGTCAATTTGTGGGACGGGCGCTGGGGCGGGTTCTTTCTGCCGGCATCAATTCGCAACTTTTGAGAATCGTTTTCGGCATGACCGTGCTTTACATCCCCTGGATTATAATGTCCATCTTTATGCTGTCCCCTTCCGGATTCAGTGATGGACTCGCTACTCTGTTTTTGGTGCTGGCAATAATTATCTGGTCTATCGGTATCACGGCCGGGCTTGGCACCGTGGTTCTGACCCGCTTCGGAACCCGCGATTGCGAAAAATCGGTCACAATTTCTGTAAGGATGGATTCCTTCTCTCCCCCGCCGCCCCCGTCGCCTCCTCCCCTGAAAGGGGATGAGCCTGAAACAAAGGGATGA
- a CDS encoding DUF4097 family beta strand repeat-containing protein — MTRLVGKTYSAILLLLLAFVVHAEAKTFRFDYQKTIDAADSVEFYLSNIPGRIDVVGGADNQVIIKAVKFVRASDQEEAEELGAAIDIKVTRTENRISVLTDYLKSARKSPSFWDRLFGADQEGFGGVDYSISVPRNCRLELEGSPGDIMVDGISGDLYINASHGEVRLSAIAGNIDIEKNGAGEITFKDINGDIAVSASSCDLSLETVDGSADIRLTSGDVRGNGLQGSLIIAQSSGEVNLRQLSGDVRLRSNAGAIDIQQDSGAADIVTQAGDVTIKTALKTYKDISVRTTAGRIVLVVPENSSGLLRLETGAGEIRTDLKLAVRSVTKNRLVGEFGSDGPKISLTTASGHIEVTEY, encoded by the coding sequence ATGACACGGCTCGTGGGAAAAACATATTCGGCTATTCTGCTTCTGTTACTGGCATTCGTGGTTCACGCGGAAGCGAAGACATTTCGCTTTGATTATCAAAAGACTATCGATGCCGCCGACTCGGTCGAATTCTACCTGAGCAATATTCCGGGGCGGATTGATGTGGTGGGCGGCGCCGATAACCAGGTGATAATTAAAGCGGTCAAATTCGTCCGCGCCTCCGACCAGGAAGAAGCCGAAGAGCTGGGCGCCGCTATCGATATCAAGGTGACCCGCACCGAAAACCGGATATCGGTATTGACCGATTATCTGAAAAGCGCACGCAAGTCCCCCTCCTTCTGGGACAGGCTTTTTGGCGCCGACCAGGAGGGTTTCGGCGGTGTCGATTACTCTATTTCCGTCCCCCGTAACTGCCGTCTGGAGCTCGAAGGCAGTCCCGGCGACATTATGGTCGATGGTATAAGCGGTGATCTTTATATAAATGCCTCCCACGGAGAAGTACGCCTGAGCGCTATCGCCGGCAATATCGACATAGAGAAGAACGGCGCAGGCGAGATTACTTTCAAAGATATCAACGGCGACATTGCTGTTTCCGCCAGCTCCTGCGACCTGAGTCTGGAGACCGTTGACGGCTCCGCCGATATTCGTTTGACTTCCGGAGATGTCCGCGGCAACGGATTGCAGGGCTCTCTTATCATTGCCCAATCCTCCGGGGAAGTCAACCTGCGGCAGCTTTCCGGAGATGTGCGCCTACGCTCCAACGCCGGCGCCATAGATATCCAGCAGGATTCCGGCGCCGCTGATATCGTCACGCAGGCCGGCGATGTCACCATCAAGACCGCATTGAAAACCTATAAAGATATCTCTGTCCGCACTACGGCCGGAAGAATCGTTCTGGTGGTGCCGGAGAATTCCTCGGGCCTGCTTCGTCTCGAGACCGGCGCCGGAGAAATCAGAACCGATTTGAAACTGGCGGTGCGCTCAGTCACCAAGAATCGTCTGGTGGGCGAGTTCGGTTCCGATGGTCCCAAGATATCGCTGACCACCGCCTCCGGGCATATCGAGGTAACGGAGTACTGA
- a CDS encoding sigma-70 family RNA polymerase sigma factor, whose amino-acid sequence WLYRIAANSAIDFLRKQKIKTLSLDAASDSSEGRSEIDVADYSYHPEKDLEERERRVSIQEAIDSLPEKYRTVILYRHKDDRSYEEISAALNIPIGTVKARIFRARELLKKKLKAL is encoded by the coding sequence TGGTTGTACCGTATCGCCGCCAATTCCGCTATCGATTTTCTCCGGAAACAGAAGATTAAGACTCTCTCCCTTGACGCCGCCTCCGACTCCTCCGAGGGTCGCTCCGAAATCGATGTCGCCGATTATTCTTATCATCCTGAAAAGGACCTCGAGGAGCGGGAGCGCCGGGTTTCAATACAGGAAGCGATCGATTCCCTGCCGGAGAAATACCGGACCGTGATTTTGTACCGTCATAAGGATGACCGCTCCTATGAAGAGATATCGGCGGCGCTGAATATTCCGATTGGAACAGTAAAAGCCCGAATCTTCCGGGCGCGGGAGTTGCTGAAGAAAAAACTCAAGGCGCTATAA